One segment of Pseudodesulfovibrio sp. 5S69 DNA contains the following:
- a CDS encoding sulfite exporter TauE/SafE family protein, protein MLRSKKTLLMLALVAAVCLMAQPALADRLADAIAEAKPTGEPGYMGIPGGPQLNIIIGFLWAIWVGWIFSTVGAFGGIMAGVGHITIYGLGDYASSFGKGSKMNKVVTDSIRVSNQWLVGCSAALSSFNYYKAGRLVLPLGIALAIGSVAGSWLVPWLTAGKISLKAYLGYFGLFVLFLGCYLFYQTTPKGQAGKQAAKKAAEAFQKSVKEQQHGGGTVDMAEMGVKVQKFTPTICEFTFFGVEFKFNPLIPVVGGFCIAALASFLGVGGGFLLVPFLTSVAGLPMYLVAGTSALAVLIGMVNSIASYMLLKQTPVAWGLIGAELVGIVIGSIVGPKTSKFIPDKVLKYIFIVLAVYVGLRYTTKGFLGYSIVPPF, encoded by the coding sequence GTGTTACGTTCCAAGAAAACTCTCCTGATGCTGGCGCTGGTTGCGGCTGTCTGCCTGATGGCACAGCCCGCCCTGGCCGATCGTCTGGCCGACGCCATCGCCGAGGCCAAACCCACCGGTGAGCCCGGCTACATGGGTATCCCCGGCGGTCCGCAACTGAACATCATCATCGGTTTCCTGTGGGCGATCTGGGTAGGCTGGATCTTTTCCACCGTCGGCGCTTTCGGCGGCATCATGGCCGGTGTCGGTCACATCACCATCTATGGCCTGGGCGACTACGCCAGCTCTTTCGGCAAGGGCTCCAAGATGAACAAGGTCGTCACCGACTCCATCCGCGTGTCCAACCAGTGGTTGGTCGGTTGTTCCGCCGCCCTGTCCTCCTTCAACTACTACAAGGCCGGTCGCCTGGTGCTGCCGCTGGGCATCGCCCTGGCCATCGGTTCCGTGGCCGGTTCCTGGCTCGTGCCCTGGCTGACCGCCGGTAAGATCAGCCTGAAGGCCTACCTGGGCTACTTCGGTCTGTTCGTCCTGTTCCTGGGCTGCTACCTGTTCTACCAGACCACCCCGAAGGGGCAGGCCGGCAAGCAGGCCGCCAAGAAGGCCGCCGAGGCCTTCCAGAAGTCCGTCAAGGAACAGCAGCATGGCGGCGGCACCGTGGACATGGCCGAGATGGGCGTGAAGGTCCAGAAGTTCACCCCGACCATCTGCGAGTTCACCTTCTTCGGCGTCGAGTTCAAGTTCAACCCCCTGATCCCCGTGGTCGGCGGTTTCTGCATCGCGGCCCTGGCCTCCTTCCTGGGTGTCGGCGGCGGCTTCCTGCTGGTGCCGTTCCTGACCTCCGTGGCCGGCCTGCCCATGTACCTGGTTGCCGGTACCTCCGCCCTGGCGGTCCTCATCGGCATGGTCAACTCCATCGCCTCCTACATGCTGCTCAAGCAGACCCCGGTGGCCTGGGGCCTGATCGGCGCCGAGCTCGTCGGCATCGTCATCGGCTCCATCGTCGGACCCAAGACCTCCAAGTTCATCCCGGACAAGGTCCTGAAGTACATCTTCATCGTCCTGGCCGTGTACGTCGGTCTCCGCTACACCACCAAGGGCTTCCTGGGCTACTCCATCGTCCCGCCCTTCTAA
- a CDS encoding 4Fe-4S dicluster domain-containing protein: protein MAGYRMKFDKKRCIACNACLVHCKVKNKVPAGLSLNRLEAEGPIADKDGKPSAKLKYTNCRHCKKPECVSACPTGAMYKREDGLVLVDMDKCDGCKACIDACPWTVPVFNEATGKIMKCDFCVDRVDAGGTPACVVGCTANALSFVRPE, encoded by the coding sequence ATGGCTGGTTACAGAATGAAATTTGACAAGAAGCGGTGCATTGCGTGCAACGCCTGCCTGGTTCACTGCAAGGTGAAAAACAAGGTGCCCGCGGGGCTTTCCCTCAATCGCCTCGAGGCGGAGGGGCCCATCGCCGACAAGGACGGCAAGCCTTCGGCAAAGCTGAAGTATACCAACTGTCGGCACTGCAAGAAACCCGAATGCGTGAGCGCGTGCCCCACCGGGGCCATGTACAAGCGCGAAGACGGGCTGGTGTTGGTGGACATGGACAAGTGCGACGGCTGCAAGGCCTGCATCGACGCCTGTCCGTGGACCGTGCCGGTGTTCAACGAAGCCACCGGCAAGATCATGAAGTGTGATTTCTGCGTGGACAGGGTCGATGCCGGCGGCACCCCTGCCTGCGTTGTCGGCTGCACGGCGAATGCCCTGAGCTTTGTGCGGCCGGAATAG